GTCCGCATTCCGCAGGAGTTCGCTTTGCCCTACGGTGAGGTGGAAATTATTCGCCGTGGTCGCGAATTGGTTATCACGCCTATCAAGAAGCAGGATGGGGGCGCAATTTTCGACGCTCTCGCATCCATCGAGGGGCCGATTGAGCGCGAACAGCCCACCGAGCAACAGGAGCGGGAACCTATCCTGTGAGTCTCCCCAGGCTGTATCTCCTCGACACCAACACCTGTGTTTTCATCATGAACGAGGAACCGAAACAGGTACGGGGGCGAATGGTCGAGGTGACGGAGGAGGGTCATACGCTTGCCATCTCCAGCGTCACGCTGCACGAGTTGTGGTTTGGTGTGTGGCGCAGTTCTCGACAGTCCACCAATGCCAAGCGCCTCGGTAATTTCATTTCTGGACTGCATGTCTTCCCCTTTGAGGACAGTGCCGCCGAGAAAGCTGCCGAAGTGCGGGCCGGCTTGGCGTCCACAGGAAAACCTATTGGTCCCTACGATCAATTGATTGCCGGACACGCTATAGCTCTTAAAGCCATACTTGTCACCAATAATTTAAGCGAGTTTAGGAGGATCGAGGGTCTAAAAGTGGAAGATTGGGTAACGAAGGAGTAAGGCCGTCTTCCTGCCCATCTGATCAGAGAACTGGACGAGCGGGTGCGGGGGCATCTGGGGTTGTAATTAAAGAGCAGTTGGGATGGCCCAGCTTTGCAGGAATTTCCGCACGTCAGCTTCCACTTCCTCTAAAGAGCCGTAGATCAGCTCCCGAGCAAGGTGCAATTCGTCATCAAATCCACAAATCTTGTCGCCAATGTTCTCCGGCGCTTCCTTGGTCCACGCGAGACGATACAAAGCCCCAGTAACAGAAGACAGGCTAGCGGGATCATCTCGCAGAAGCGAAAGCAGATGCATTGCATAGAGCCGGAACGCAGTCTCGCTCAGTTTTCGTGCCCCTAACTCGCCCAAGGCAATCGAGAGCTTATTGGTGTCACCACCAGACAAACTAACATCCACCAGGGCATCAGGAAGCACATCAAGACGCGGGATTTGACGGTCAGCCCAAGCCACAACCTCTGAAGATGTAATCAGAGCGCTGAGCAAGGCTTGGCGGTACATGCTCGCCTCGTCACTCAATGTGGAGGCCTCATTCAAGCCTGCATCCCCCGTCCCCCCTGCTTATTCACCCACGCGGGCGGCTTGGGCGCGAAGCGGCTGAGGATGGTGCCCTGGTCGTAGGCGAGGTAGGCGTCAGCCCACGGGAACGTGGTATTCAGGGCGCGGATGGCCTCGGGGCTGCCCATGTTGTGATCGAGCTGGTAGAGGACGAACTGCTCGGGCGTCTCCAGCCGCAGGTAGGTGGGCATGGTGCCCGCGTGTTCGTCCAGCACGCTCTGAAACTCGCCCACGGCGTCGGGGCTGGCGGTCTCCAGGTCGATGGTCACGTACATGACCTTCGGGACCTCGGCCAGTTGCTCGACGCCCACGACCTCCTCGGCGATGGCGCGCAGGCCGCCGTCCTCCGATTCGAGTTCGACGATGACGAGGGCGGGCGTGTCGTTGACCAGCTTCTCCTGAATGCGGTCGTAGGCGCGGGAGAAGGCGACGAGTTCTGTCTGCCCCGACTCGTCGGCGAGGATGAAGCGGGCCATCATGCCGCCCGACTTCGTGGGCTTCTTGACCACGCTCTCGATCATGCCCGCGAGGACGACCTTCACCCGCTTGCCGGGCGCGACGTTCTGGGTGGTGAACCAGGCGTCGAGGTCGGAGATGCGGCAACTGGCGGCCTCACGCAGTCCCTCGTGCTGCTCCAGCGGGTGCCCGGAGATATAGAGGCCCAGCGACTCCTTCTCGATGGCGAGGCGCTGGAGGTCGGTGTAGGGGTCAATTCCCGTGCGGAGCTTCGGCTCGGGTGCCGTCTCGCTCATGCCGAAGAGGGCGTCCATACCGCTGTTCGCCATCGCGGCGGCCCCCTGCGCCCAGGTCAGGGAGTCTTCCAGGCTCTCGGTGAGTTGCCTGCGTTCCCCGAAGTGGTCGAAGGCCCCGGACTTGATCAGGCTTTCCATCGCCTTGCGGTTGCAGACCTTGTTGCCGAGCCGGGAGCAGAAGTCGGCGAGCGACCGGAACTCCCCGGCCCGCTGGCGCTCATCCAGAATCCTTTGCACGGCGGCCTCACCCAGCCCCTTGATCGCGTACAGCCCGAACAGAATTTCCTCGCCCTGCACCGCGAAGTCGGCGGCGGAACGGTTGATGTCGGGCGGCAGCACGCGCACGTCCATCTTCCGGGCGTCACTGACGTACTCGGCCACCTTGTCGGAATCGCGGCGCTCGACGGTGAGAAGAGACGCCATGAATTCGACGGGGTAATTGGCTTTGAGCCAGGCGGTTTGATAAGTAATGACTCCATATGCGGCGCTGTGACTCTTATTGAATCCGTAATTAGCAAAAGCATCCAACAAATCGAATAACTTATCACCTTCTTCTTTTGGAACGCCATTCTTCTCTGCCCCATCAACAAAGATTTGCCGCTGACGCTTCATCTCCTCAGCGTCCTTCTTGCCCATCGCGCGACGAAGCAAATCTGCGCCGCCGAGCGAGAATCCCGCGACCTCCGAAGCGATCTGCATGATCTGTTCCTGATAGACGGGGATGCCGTACGTCTCGGCCAGAATCTTCTCCAACCACTGTGCGGAGGCGGGAAAGCCGTCCTTGACGTAATCCACCTCCTCGACCCCGTGGTGGCGGCGGACGTAGGTGGGGATGTTCTCCATCGGGCCGGGGCGGTAGAGCGCCGAGAGGGCGATGATGTCGGCGAGGCGGCGGGGCTTGAGGCGGCGGGAGGCGTCGGCAATGCCCGCGCCCTCAAGCTGGAAGACGCCCTTCGTGTCGCCCCGGCTCATCAGCTCGTAGGTTCTGGCGTCGTCGAAGGGGATCGCGTCGAAGTCGATGTCGATACTTTTCGACTCGCGCATGATTCGTTTCGCCTCGTCGAGGAAGGACAGGGTTCGCAGCCCCAGGAAGTCCATCTTGATCAGGCCGATGTCCTCCACGGCCTTCATGTCGTACTGACAGACCATGCCCTCGCCCGACGTGTCGCGCATCACGGGCACGAGGTCGGTGAGCTGGTCCCGACCGATCACGACGCCCGCCGCGTGGACGGAGGCGTGGCGGGTCAGACCCTCCAGCTTCAGGGCGAACTCGTAGGCCTCCCTGAGCTGCGCGTCCTCTTCGAGCATCTGCTGAATATCCGGCACCGCGTCACGTGCCTGCTCCAGCGAGTACGACTTGCCGAACTTGATAGGGATAAGTTTGGAGACCTTATCAACTTTGGCGTACTCCAGGCCCATTACACGCGCCACGTCCTTGAGACACGCCTTGCTTGCCATCGTCCCGAAGGTGGCAATCTGGGCCACCTTGTCGTCCCCGTACTTCTGCTGGACGTACCCGATGACCTCGCCGCGCCGGGCATCGTTGAAGTCGATGTCGAAGTCGGGCATGGAGATGCGGTCGGGATTGAGGAAGCGTTCGAACAGCAGCTCGAACTCCAGCGGGTCGAGGTTGGTGATGCGGATGGCGTAGGCGACGAGCGACCCCGCGCCCGACCCACGCCCTGGCCCGACCGAGATGCCCTGATCCTTCGCCCAGTTGATGTAATCGGCGACGATCAGGAAGTAGTCGGGGAAGCCCATGTTGTTGATGACCGACAGCTCGTACTCGGCGCGGCGCAGGATGACGAGGGCGTGGAGGTGGTGCGCCTTCGTCGTCTCCTCTCCCCCGTCCTCCGGGTCGAGTTCGATGGCCGTGTCGCTGTCCTTCTGACTGGCGCGGCGGCAGTCCTCGTGGGCGTAGGCGGGAAGCTGGCCCGCCTCAGCCTCCGCCTCCATCACTTCCAACGCTGGGTACTTCGTGTACTTCTCCCCCGCGTCCTTGCCGCGCTTCTCCCACTCCGACCCCATGAAGGCAAGCAGCGTAAACAACGTTTCGAGGTCGCAAGTCTTGGCGTCGCAACCCCTCACGCGGGCGAGGACGCGCTTTTTATCCTCCGCCCCCAGCGCCTCCAGCGACCGCTGGGCATAGTCGCGCAGCAGCCCCTCCGTCGCGTGCGCCGGATACCGCTTCACCGTGCCCCGGTATGTCTGCACCCGCAGTTCCTCGGCCATCGTGCGGCCCTCGGGGATGGGCAGGGCGGGCATCTGGTACTTGCGCTTCTTCCCCACCGGGAGTTCGACGTTGCACATCTCGGCGATGCGTGCCGTGTTGTCGAACGGCTCCTCGCCCCACTCGGACACAGGCAGGGCTTTCTGCATCTCGTCCAGGCCCTTCACATAGAACTCCTCGCAGGGGAACTTGAAGCGGTTCTCGTCGGCGAGGGTGGCCTTCGTCTGGATGGCGAGCAGCGTCTCGTGGGCGGTGGCGTCCGTCTTCTTGACATAGTGACCGTCGTTCGTCGCCACCATGCCGATGCCGAGTTCCTGCGCCCACGCCTTGAGGATGGGGTTGTTCTTGCGCTGCTCGGTCAGCCCGTGGTCCTGAATCTCGATGAAGTAGTTCTCGCCGAACAGGTCGCGGTACCACAGCAACCGCTGCTTCGCCTCGTCCTCGCGCCCCTGCAACAGGAGCTGCTGCACCTCCGAGCCGAGGCAGCCGGAGAAGGCGATGACCCCTTTGTGGTGCTCCTGAAGCAGCTCGTGGTCGATGCGGGGCTTGTAGTAATAGCCCTCGGTGTAGCCGCGCGAACTCAGGCGGCAGAGGTTCTGGTAGCCCTCGAAGTCGCGGGCGAGCAGCGTGAGGTGGAAGATGCCCTTCTCACCGCTCACGCCGGGCTTCTTGTCGCGCCGGGTGCCGTGGCCGGGGACGACGTAGGCCTCGTAGCCCAGG
This DNA window, taken from Deinococcus sp. YIM 134068, encodes the following:
- a CDS encoding antitoxin — its product is MTRSKVFKSGNSQAVRIPQEFALPYGEVEIIRRGRELVITPIKKQDGGAIFDALASIEGPIEREQPTEQQEREPIL
- the vapC gene encoding type II toxin-antitoxin system tRNA(fMet)-specific endonuclease VapC, with the protein product MSLPRLYLLDTNTCVFIMNEEPKQVRGRMVEVTEEGHTLAISSVTLHELWFGVWRSSRQSTNAKRLGNFISGLHVFPFEDSAAEKAAEVRAGLASTGKPIGPYDQLIAGHAIALKAILVTNNLSEFRRIEGLKVEDWVTKE
- the dnaE gene encoding DNA polymerase III subunit alpha translates to MTAAETPAPHIHLPDGSCCGPRKFAHLHQHTQYSLLDGAAKLKDLLKWVKEVTPTDPACAMTDHGNMHGAVHFYNYATGMGVKPILGYEAYVVPGHGTRRDKKPGVSGEKGIFHLTLLARDFEGYQNLCRLSSRGYTEGYYYKPRIDHELLQEHHKGVIAFSGCLGSEVQQLLLQGREDEAKQRLLWYRDLFGENYFIEIQDHGLTEQRKNNPILKAWAQELGIGMVATNDGHYVKKTDATAHETLLAIQTKATLADENRFKFPCEEFYVKGLDEMQKALPVSEWGEEPFDNTARIAEMCNVELPVGKKRKYQMPALPIPEGRTMAEELRVQTYRGTVKRYPAHATEGLLRDYAQRSLEALGAEDKKRVLARVRGCDAKTCDLETLFTLLAFMGSEWEKRGKDAGEKYTKYPALEVMEAEAEAGQLPAYAHEDCRRASQKDSDTAIELDPEDGGEETTKAHHLHALVILRRAEYELSVINNMGFPDYFLIVADYINWAKDQGISVGPGRGSGAGSLVAYAIRITNLDPLEFELLFERFLNPDRISMPDFDIDFNDARRGEVIGYVQQKYGDDKVAQIATFGTMASKACLKDVARVMGLEYAKVDKVSKLIPIKFGKSYSLEQARDAVPDIQQMLEEDAQLREAYEFALKLEGLTRHASVHAAGVVIGRDQLTDLVPVMRDTSGEGMVCQYDMKAVEDIGLIKMDFLGLRTLSFLDEAKRIMRESKSIDIDFDAIPFDDARTYELMSRGDTKGVFQLEGAGIADASRRLKPRRLADIIALSALYRPGPMENIPTYVRRHHGVEEVDYVKDGFPASAQWLEKILAETYGIPVYQEQIMQIASEVAGFSLGGADLLRRAMGKKDAEEMKRQRQIFVDGAEKNGVPKEEGDKLFDLLDAFANYGFNKSHSAAYGVITYQTAWLKANYPVEFMASLLTVERRDSDKVAEYVSDARKMDVRVLPPDINRSAADFAVQGEEILFGLYAIKGLGEAAVQRILDERQRAGEFRSLADFCSRLGNKVCNRKAMESLIKSGAFDHFGERRQLTESLEDSLTWAQGAAAMANSGMDALFGMSETAPEPKLRTGIDPYTDLQRLAIEKESLGLYISGHPLEQHEGLREAASCRISDLDAWFTTQNVAPGKRVKVVLAGMIESVVKKPTKSGGMMARFILADESGQTELVAFSRAYDRIQEKLVNDTPALVIVELESEDGGLRAIAEEVVGVEQLAEVPKVMYVTIDLETASPDAVGEFQSVLDEHAGTMPTYLRLETPEQFVLYQLDHNMGSPEAIRALNTTFPWADAYLAYDQGTILSRFAPKPPAWVNKQGGRGMQA